The window GTAAAGGCACAGCAGATACTCGGAGCGATGCTGGATAAGGGACTGATTTCATTGTCGGAATTCGACAAGATAACCGAACTGAACCGCGAATCTTTCTCTCCCATGCTGGCTGGAATTATGCCCTCAAACCGTTGCTATAACTCGCATTCAGAGTTAACATGACATGCTGACAAAGAGGTGACAAATTGAAAAAGGTAACGAAAATTATGCCAAATACGATGGTTTCATCTGAAAAGCCGAAGCTGCGTGTCGCGGCTTACTGCCGCGTCTCCACTGATACCGACGGGCAGCTGGAAAGCCTGGAGACACAAATTAGGCATTATGAAGCCTTTATCCGGGCAAACCCTGAATGGGAATACGCAGGCATTTATTACGACGAGGGTATTTCGGGCACGAAAATGGAAAAGCGATACGAACTCCTTCGGATGATCGCCGACTGCGAAAATGGGAACATCGACTTTATTGTCACTAAGTCCATCAGCCGCTTTGCTCGAAACACAACGGACTGCTTGGAGCTGGTGCGAAAGCTGCAGAATCTCGGTATTTTCATTTTCTTCGAGAAAGAAAACATCAACACTGGGGAAATGGAAAACGAACTCATGCTCTCAATCCTAAGTGGACTGGCCGAAAACGAGTCGGTGTCCATTGCCGAAAACAACAAATGGTCGGTCAGGCGTCGTTTCCAAAACGGCACCTATAAAATATCCTGCCCTCCCTACGGTTACGATTCTGTTGACGGGAAGCTGGTGGTGAATAAAGAGGAAGCCGATGTGGTTTGCTTTATCTTTT is drawn from Oscillospiraceae bacterium and contains these coding sequences:
- a CDS encoding SHOCT domain-containing protein; amino-acid sequence: MANIIDAIPEVTLEKKPVSQEQLRREVDYVKAQQILGAMLDKGLISLSEFDKITELNRESFSPMLAGIMPSNRCYNSHSELT